The genomic window GGGGAGACTCCTTCAGGAAGATGGTGTACTCGGCCATGGCGTCGGTCTCCTTGTTCAGGAGCTCATAGGCGCGCGCCGCGATGAGGTGGCAGGCAACGAATTGCTCGTGGGGCAAGTCGTGCACCCTGGTCGCCGTCGTCGCCGCTTCCAGCGGCTTGTGCAGCAGCAGCTGCACCTGCGCCAGCATGGTGAGCGTCTGCACGTCCAGGGGATCGCCGGCGAGAGCCTTCTGCAAACTCGTCTCGGCCATCGGATAACTTTTCTCGTGGAAGTGCAGGATGCCCAGGTTTCGATAGGCGCGGGCATAGCGGTCGTTGAGCCGGACCGCCGTTTCGAACATTTCCCGACCCTTTTCCGTCTGGCCGGTGTTCATGTACACCACGCCCAGGTCGTTGTGTGCGGCCGCATACTGGGGATAGAGGCGGATGGCTTCTTCGAACCGCACTCGGGCCCCTTCCCAGTTCCCTTTCTCCATCGCCTCGCCGCCCTTTTCGTACTCCTTGCGGGCCTTGCCGGGGACGTTGAGGTCGGCGGCGGCCACCGTGGCCGTAGTACTCGTTTGCGTAACCTCGTTTTCGCCCACGCGCTCCACCGGGAGATACTCGAAGTGAGTTGCTTGCCCGCGACTGATGGAGAAGACACGGCCTACAGTTTCGCGAATCCCGATGCCGCTGACGCGGACCCGGTACGTGCCCGGCCGGACTCCGCCGAACTCGCAGACTCCGTTGTCGTCAGTGAAGGCGGTGTTCAACTGGACCTCGGACCCCGAGGTGACCAGTTCCACCTTCAAGCGGGCGCTTGCCGGACGGTCGTCCGTGAACGTGACCTGTACCCGGACCGAGGCCCCAGTGGTACCGAACTGGCGCGCCTGCGCGGAGGCTTGCGCGGCGAGACCGAGCGATAATAGGAAAAGCAACAGGATTGAGCGGCGCATCGCAGTACTCCTTTTGGGCAGCTCTCGTTTTCTGGACCGAGTGCGCCGCTGCCTCAAGCGCCCCGGGCCGTCGAGGGTCCAGCTTCGCTCACCGGTCCCTCGGGTTCCGCTTCCTCCTCTTCCAGAACGGCAACGGCCCGCTTGCGCGAACGGCTGGGCTCCGGTGGCGGCTCATGGGAGGGATCGTAGTACAGGATGCGGCCGCAGGAGTCGCAGGTCACGATGGAGTCGTTGCGCCGCACTTCGTTGTAGGTCTGCGGACGCAGCAGTACGTGGCACTCGCCGCACTGGTGCGCGATGGCTTCGGTAATGGCGCTGGTCTTGCGCAGCTTGAGGACGCGGTCGTAGTGCTCCACCACGTCCGGGGTGATCTGGCCGCGCAGCGCGTCACGCTTGGCCGTCCATTCACGGAGCAAAGCCTCGTCTTCGGCGGTGCGTGCCCGGGCTTCGGCTTTCTCCTTTTCGATCTCGGCGGTTTCTTCTTTGAGCTCCGCCTCGGCCGCCTTGAGGGTCGCCTCGTGCGCGTCCGCCTGAACCATTCCTTCCAGGATCTTGTCTTCGGCGGCGCGGATGTGGCTCTCGGCGTACTCGATCTCGTGCATGAGAGCCTTGTACTGCTCGTTGGTCTTCACCGCCAGCGATTGCTCGCGGTATTTGGAGATCTTCGTCCGCTGGTCCTGGATCTCGCTTTCCTGGTGTTTCCGCTCTTTCTGGTTGGCCGCCAGCGCCGCCTTGGCGTTTTCGATCTCGCCGCGGGTGTGCGAGAGCTTCTCCTCGATGGCCGCCACGCGCAGCGGCAAGGCCTGGATCTCAGCGTTCAGGCGGGCAATCTCCCGGTCGGCTTCTTGAAGGGCAATCAGGTTGGAAAGGTCAGGATGCATGGCACCGGGCGGGAAAATACTGCGCCATTGTACCACCGCCAACCAGGCTCGGTGCCGGTCCGTCCCCGCTACCAGCGCGGTGTACACTGAAACTCGGGCGCGTTACCCGCGTCTCTGCAACGCCTCGCACCTCGAGCGATTCGTGACCGCCTCTAGGGAAAAAACTGCGCCGCCACCCCGGCTCACGCTGGGGGATTTCGAGCTGGCGGTGCTTTCCGACGGCTCGTACTACGCCGATGGGGGCGCTTTCTTCGGCGTTGTCCCCAAGACCCTGTGGCAGCGCAAGTGGCCGGCCGACGAGCAGAACCGCATCCGTCCCGGACTGAAC from Terriglobales bacterium includes these protein-coding regions:
- a CDS encoding tetratricopeptide repeat protein, which encodes MRRSILLLFLLSLGLAAQASAQARQFGTTGASVRVQVTFTDDRPASARLKVELVTSGSEVQLNTAFTDDNGVCEFGGVRPGTYRVRVSGIGIRETVGRVFSISRGQATHFEYLPVERVGENEVTQTSTTATVAAADLNVPGKARKEYEKGGEAMEKGNWEGARVRFEEAIRLYPQYAAAHNDLGVVYMNTGQTEKGREMFETAVRLNDRYARAYRNLGILHFHEKSYPMAETSLQKALAGDPLDVQTLTMLAQVQLLLHKPLEAATTATRVHDLPHEQFVACHLIAARAYELLNKETDAMAEYTIFLKESPQNPNAPKVRAALDALKARTH
- a CDS encoding C4-type zinc ribbon domain-containing protein is translated as MHPDLSNLIALQEADREIARLNAEIQALPLRVAAIEEKLSHTRGEIENAKAALAANQKERKHQESEIQDQRTKISKYREQSLAVKTNEQYKALMHEIEYAESHIRAAEDKILEGMVQADAHEATLKAAEAELKEETAEIEKEKAEARARTAEDEALLREWTAKRDALRGQITPDVVEHYDRVLKLRKTSAITEAIAHQCGECHVLLRPQTYNEVRRNDSIVTCDSCGRILYYDPSHEPPPEPSRSRKRAVAVLEEEEAEPEGPVSEAGPSTARGA